The following are encoded together in the Candidatus Tumulicola sp. genome:
- a CDS encoding alkaline phosphatase family protein, with protein MRLRYWLCVLALLPAACGAPQPGASMPGSEFGTSRTTHSAVHYTSPIQHVIILVQENRTPDYLFQGVPGADISKTGLDHTGKTVKLTPISLAAPYDLNHNHVGFERDYDGGKMDGFDTGLTHQQQKYGVFHYAPKSETAPYLAMAKQYAFADRMFQSNQSDSFPSHQYLVSGTASALPTTSWPAAGNPYDSQNGKGSGAGCDANKYSVVDTVSPYDGGPGPTPFPCFERPVLSDLLDQQGVSWRYYQNKLGTGLWHAMDAIKHVRYGQDYSNVITPPETVLSDISNNQLPGLSWVMPADLPHSDHPGSDSASGPSWIAAVVNAVGASHYWNSTAIFVTWDDWGGWYDHVAPPQFNNYYELGFRVPLLIISPYARAGYVSHDQHEFGSLLAFSEETFGIPKGSLGTTDVRADDLMDAFDFTQTPIVFVKIKAPKFKPSKGSGSGSDADD; from the coding sequence GTGCGTTTACGTTATTGGCTATGCGTCCTCGCGTTGCTACCTGCCGCTTGTGGAGCGCCGCAACCTGGCGCTTCCATGCCCGGCTCGGAATTCGGCACGTCACGAACGACACACTCTGCCGTCCACTATACATCGCCGATCCAACACGTCATCATCCTCGTGCAAGAGAATCGAACGCCCGATTATCTGTTTCAAGGCGTTCCGGGCGCGGACATTTCCAAAACCGGTTTGGACCATACCGGTAAAACCGTCAAACTCACGCCGATTTCGTTGGCCGCCCCATACGATCTCAACCACAACCATGTCGGCTTCGAGCGCGACTACGACGGCGGGAAGATGGATGGGTTCGATACCGGCTTAACGCACCAGCAGCAAAAATACGGAGTATTCCACTACGCGCCGAAAAGCGAAACCGCTCCGTATCTCGCGATGGCTAAGCAATACGCGTTCGCGGACCGGATGTTTCAAAGCAACCAATCCGACAGCTTTCCGTCGCATCAATATCTCGTAAGCGGTACCGCTTCTGCGTTACCCACGACGTCCTGGCCGGCCGCTGGAAATCCATACGACAGCCAAAATGGAAAAGGCTCCGGCGCCGGATGTGACGCGAACAAATACAGCGTGGTCGACACGGTTAGTCCGTACGACGGCGGACCGGGGCCGACGCCCTTCCCGTGTTTCGAGCGCCCCGTGCTCTCGGATTTGCTCGACCAGCAAGGCGTATCGTGGCGATACTATCAGAATAAGCTCGGCACCGGATTGTGGCACGCGATGGACGCGATCAAACACGTACGGTACGGACAGGATTACAGCAACGTTATCACGCCACCGGAAACCGTTCTTTCCGACATCTCCAACAACCAACTGCCGGGACTATCGTGGGTGATGCCGGCCGATCTTCCGCATTCGGACCATCCAGGAAGCGATAGTGCGAGCGGCCCGTCGTGGATCGCTGCGGTCGTCAACGCGGTCGGCGCGAGCCACTACTGGAATAGCACCGCAATCTTCGTAACGTGGGACGACTGGGGCGGATGGTACGACCACGTCGCACCACCGCAGTTTAATAACTATTACGAACTCGGCTTCCGCGTGCCACTGCTCATCATTTCGCCGTATGCGCGAGCCGGATACGTTTCGCACGACCAGCACGAGTTCGGCAGCCTGCTGGCGTTTTCGGAAGAAACCTTCGGGATTCCGAAAGGATCGCTCGGCACGACCGACGTTCGCGCCGATGACTTGATGGACGCGTTCGACTTTACGCAAACGCCGATCGTGTTCGTGAAGATTAAAGCGCCGAAATTTAAACCTTCGAAAGGTTCGGGCAGCGGGTCGGATGCGGACGACTAA
- the rodA gene encoding rod shape-determining protein RodA, with the protein MSAVASVALRGDVRRFFRNFNWPLAVAAVAATVVGLVCIDSAGLHDEQVAAEVRRQVLYVVLGVGVMTGLSFVDYRNWQRWAIGLYVVNLVLLLFILRGGHSALGAQRWLSLGPLGTFQPSEPAKLIVAIALASTLCRGSYDKLQDLWKPLLVVGVPALLILKQPDLGTALVLLALLSVQLFMGLPKLGDFAIYALGVLLVGAVAVGTSVVLKPFQKTRLFVFLNPKLDPLGAGYNLNQSKIAVGSGEWLGRGLFHGTQTQLHFVPENSTDFIFTVLAEEWGFAGAAALLAIYAMLLYGGIRSMLAARDRFGLLLASGIVGILFFHVLVNVGMTIGIMPITGIPLPFVSFGGSAILTEFAAVGILLNIYGQRDRDVLGNA; encoded by the coding sequence GTGAGCGCGGTGGCGAGCGTCGCATTACGCGGCGACGTCAGACGCTTCTTCCGCAACTTCAACTGGCCGCTCGCGGTGGCAGCCGTCGCGGCCACCGTCGTGGGCCTGGTCTGCATCGATTCGGCCGGGCTACACGACGAACAGGTTGCCGCTGAGGTACGCCGTCAAGTGTTGTACGTCGTGCTCGGAGTCGGCGTCATGACCGGCTTATCGTTCGTGGACTATCGCAACTGGCAACGATGGGCGATCGGCTTATACGTTGTCAATCTCGTGTTACTGTTGTTCATTTTACGCGGGGGCCACAGCGCGCTCGGGGCACAGCGCTGGTTGTCGCTGGGACCGTTAGGAACGTTTCAACCGTCGGAACCGGCAAAACTCATCGTCGCCATCGCGCTTGCCTCCACGCTGTGTCGCGGATCGTACGACAAACTACAAGATTTATGGAAGCCGTTGCTGGTCGTCGGCGTACCCGCGCTCTTGATCTTAAAGCAGCCCGACCTCGGTACCGCATTGGTGTTGCTGGCACTGCTCTCGGTTCAGCTCTTCATGGGCCTGCCGAAGTTAGGCGATTTTGCAATCTATGCGCTGGGCGTCCTGTTGGTCGGTGCGGTTGCGGTGGGGACGTCGGTCGTCCTCAAACCGTTTCAGAAGACTCGCTTATTCGTCTTTCTCAATCCAAAACTCGATCCGCTCGGCGCCGGGTACAACCTCAATCAATCGAAAATTGCGGTGGGAAGCGGCGAATGGTTGGGGCGCGGCCTATTTCACGGTACCCAAACGCAACTGCATTTCGTTCCCGAAAACTCGACGGACTTTATCTTTACCGTGTTGGCCGAAGAGTGGGGATTCGCCGGCGCCGCAGCCTTGCTGGCGATCTACGCCATGCTGTTGTACGGCGGAATTCGCTCGATGCTCGCGGCGCGCGATCGCTTTGGGTTACTGCTCGCCTCCGGCATCGTCGGCATCTTGTTCTTTCACGTGCTCGTGAACGTCGGTATGACGATCGGGATCATGCCGATCACCGGAATTCCGCTGCCGTTCGTGTCGTTCGGCGGTTCGGCCATTCTTACCGAATTCGCCGCCGTCGGCATCTTGTTGAATATCTATGGGCAGCGCGACCGCGACGTTCTCGGCAACGCTTGA